The window TGATTACTATATTGCGTTGTTACGCGCGAAAattatatgcatgtttcacatgttttcgGCATATGCATTCATAAAATGGCTTGCGTCACCCTCGAGTGTTGGTCAGCACGTGATCATCATGTTGTCATTCagatatcgggatcggggcgtgtcatatATTAATGCCAAGAGAAGACCACAAACTAATCAGAAGTGATCTAAGTCAATTTGCAATATTCATTATGAATGTAGAAATAGtaagtaaaacaaaacaaaatataagtaaaGGGCTGAATGTAAGAAGTTGTAAAGATTTGTTGAACATTAATAAGAAAAACATAGTAAATTGCATAAAAAGAtaacaaattgaaaattaaCAACTAATAGGGCAAGTTTTAGCCACATTTTTAGCCTATTCGGGCAAGTTTTAGCCACAGTTAGGCAAAGTTGTCCACTAATAGGGTAAGTGCTAGCAAATACAAAAGTGTTTGTAAAAGAGATTTCAATACAAGGAATCAATACTACAAGTAATCACAAGCAAAGCCACCCACAAGGCTAAAGTGGGTTGTAGCCCAAGGAGGTTTTTTGTAAGTGTAGTGCTATACATACatccatttttatttctcatacatcATGCTCAGTTTTCGGTCTTCAGATTGAATAAATTGATGaagatcaatgacaaaaaattaataagggtgtgtgaatagcactatccTTTTTTACACTCATGCTTTAATAGTTTATATGTCACGCCCTAATCCCGACCTACGTCCAGGACCGACATGTGATGCTATCAAAAAcccgtatatctaacatacgcCGTCTCCGAGATATGTACCAAGCTCAACTCATGCCTCAAATTTGCATAGCAATttttttcgtatactttatggatgcatctaacctcctccttagactgcctacgtaccctcaatagggatcaagccattcgtagttcaccattcacaAAATCAGACATTTATCCCATTGAGTTCAAGCAGAAAAACATAACATTCCTCAATCATTTAATATAACCTGATAGCATGAAATTTCTAGGCTCAGGCTACATAACAAACCCTTATGAAATCATGATTTCTCTTCCATCcaacatataaatcattatgtctcATCATGATATCACAATTCACAACATACATCATATTCAAGAACTGACGAAACACAAAACCATTCTCTAgccacattaattaattaatttgatcaaagtaataacaatcattcccatatcttctaaattcataccttatgaaatcataatcaaatCGTAGAAAATCCCGAAGGAGTCACCCAAAGGTCCAACATCTTTTCTAACTTAATTCACAAGATTCTCGAAACCAttgacacaaatatatatatataactaaggCTAGAGTGACACAGTTAGGTCAAGCCTACTTCTCCAAATAATGGGATTTCAAACCACTCTACGAAATCCAACAACCTCGGGTTCTGGACCACTAAACGGAACCAAACTAAATATGATCGCCTatcaaatgtaccaagtacaactaatcatCATCACCTCTAGAATGCGTATCATCCCCCATCgcgaatataccaagcagaaccatatgcaTAATCTCATCGTGTAgacagtgatcacccatcgtggatataccaagcatgatcacccctgaatACATATtgtcccccatcgcggatataccaagtagGACCACATCCTAGCtttaggtagtgatcacccatcgcggatataccaagcatgatcactcctagcaTACGTATGGTTCCCCATCGTGGATAtatcaagcatgatcacccctaacagtcacccatcgcggatataccaagtagAACTGTATCATATAGCTCTAGGTAATGATCACCCatcacggatataccaagcatgatcactccaaGCATACGTATGGTCACCCATCGCatatataccaagcaggaccatccatgtaccactactACATGGTGCAGTCTCATCATCACACATTATACCCAATTATACGTATACACGCTATCGATTCCACATATCAACCAGCATCTAGTCATATAGAGCACAGCACAAGGAATTCCCCTAATTACTATTTCTACTAAAAAAATCTAAAGTACCTAACTCATCTCCTGACTTTCATCCCTATCACATGCTAGGTAGTAATGCCAAGTTCAAATAGGTATTCAGTTGGCAATCATatccaaataattatcaaacaataaTTAGATCTCATAATTGTTATAACATTCATCATAATTATcattcacattattaaaaagataattaaacacatatatatcacaaaCATCATCAGTACACAAGCCAAATCATACTTAATAAGCATaggtctatggctaaatatataaaaatcacatttcaatagaaatcatatttataagaccaattcatattcacaaatgataccaacataagaaattaagataataatcatatctcatatattcaagtcactATCTAACCAATATAGGCCCACTAGACTTCAATTAGTCCCGTAatactaattttattatttataatgtttcgagacatgttgaccacAAGTCAACTCTCGGTTAACAATAGGGTCCACAACTCTACGTAATTCGATCCTGAAGATCCGCACATCGGATTTCTGATCCATAATTTCccaaagtccacattatgcttctagaataacatactaaaatttcattatgatccaacggttggattgtCGTCAATCGCACAAACAAGTGGCAGTCCAATTTGATCACCAcaccaaacaattgaatttcgaGAAACCGAGCTAGACATAGGTTCACAGGGTCACTAGAAAGTATTTGGTACTTAGACAATACTCGTGGACGGTCCCACGCACTGCCACACGTGGTGGTAGCCAAGGTGGAGGGTTTAGAAACCCCAAATTTTCAACATTAACTAAATGAGTTCAAATTTACCTGGTAGCTAAAGCTCAACAAGGGAAACACTTTTCACAACTAGACCGATGATAAATTCTAACCGGAAACCGTCCAAATTCATCGGAGAAAACCggatttctagggttctaaacACCCAACCCTAGAATGAATATGAAAGCACAAACAAAGCATACcaacttgaagattatgaagagtagatgaagtttcatacctcctttctaattggtcccttccttttttttttctttttttttctaaatggtCCATCAACAGCTAATCTAATTGGTCCTTAACTTTGATTGGTTACCATTCTCACATGATgggagttttaattaatttataaccTATAGTTTAGTAAGACGatttcaaacgtccgtaactataccgtaataatccggactcgcaaacagctttcgcctatgcgttcatGGTTTCGAGATATATTCGAAAACGTTACTTGTGAcctctaaattcaaataaattaatataaattctcgaaaaataatataaaatctcaataatacaaatacgtatattataacagtgaaatccaggaacgggatttcacattaTATTAGTGCATGTAGCCTATATAGGCCACTCAATTCCAATATAggttattatttcatgtatttttAGTAGAGGATAGGTAGTACATAATACTTTTTATGCTAAAGAAAAAGACCATTTACCCTATCCGATTTAGCCTCTGTACTTCTtactcaagaaaagaaaaagaattttcGTTTAGTTCACAATTAAATCCCTATTTCCACAATTCTACTTTTCGTTGTGATTTTCCAATGAATGTAACCTTTGGTCCGTTCTTAATCACTTTATTTACTTATTCttgatttattaagtagattaaTTATTGGAAGTTTTAATGAAACActcccggtactattcacttttaacaaaaatgacatttttactctaaaaagtcactcctTTTACTATTCACTTAAAACacatttttgtccttttgattaaaactcaaagttttcaagccatttttattagttttcctttaattatttatatggtcctTGAAGTTGTCGGTTAGGTTTATGATTTCAAGATTTGTCTATATTCTATTGTTGTTcttttatattgaaaaaaataaacatatggTTTTATGTCAGCTagcgaaaaataaaaaattggctCCTCCCTTGCAAGTAATGTGGGAGAGATATAAAGGGAaatggatgcttaaaatacaaaaGGAATTTGTAAAAGTAGGCTTGCAAAGCTTTGAAGTATTTTTGTATGTTAAGTTGAGtgtctttttcttcttcattaatGATGCCTTTATAGAACATCCTCTTACTTATGGAGTAAGCCTTTCCCCTTAGTTCATTCCCCTGATCCAAGTTGCTGATGTGATTGCTGTCATAGGATGAGTTTCCACTTGGTAACTCGAGCTTTTATCCTCTCAAAACTACAACCTGCCACTGAAAAGTACTTTTTCTTCTGTAATAATGGTTGAACATCTTTCCTTTTGTGTGAAAGGGGTTTTTTGTCGACCACAATGCCACGTCATAAAGTGCCTTTAAAAATTGGGCTAAGCATAGTTTAtttggaagaaaaataaatacccATTAAGCCTTTAGTCCAGAATCTAGTGTTTTGGGCCTTACACAGGCCCATTGCTTGATTTCAGTCCAAACACATAATCCAGTACATGTTAAGTTGTTCCAAAACCAGTTGAAACAACATAAAAGTTCCATTTGGAAGTCACTTTCTACTTCTACAAGTACCCAAACCATAGCCTAGCGGAAACTCAATTTGAGCCACTTGATTTGCAGTACAAGCTGGTCCACAAATTCCATCACAGCCGTTCATCACAATCATCACTTCCCAAACAGAGCCTTCACTTGTAAAAGCAAAGCCAAAGCAAAGCCAACGCAAAGGAttgtctctcctctctctctctctccctccctctctctctctctctcctgccCCAGTGCCCCGTCCTAAATTCATTGCCCGTACTCATCCATCTAATCCTTCTCTGTGGACTAGATCGCTGATTAGAGAAAGAGGGCCCTTCATGACCAGTCGACTCGGGGCAGACTCAGCTCAGGCGGTCTCCAACTCGCTCTCGAGCTCACTCCAGCTCTAGCTGATCATCAACGACACCGTTTCACCATGACCCAGGTGTTtaattttctttagttttttgttttctcgGCTTTTGAAACCCTGGATTTCCATCTAGAAACTTATACCATGGAAAAATGTCTCCAAGTCGCCAACTTGATGGCCTAATTTTAGCTTGACTTgctgatttttgtgttgtggatGAAGTTTCCGATTTGGGTTTGCTCCAATTAGGGTTCTTTCCCATCTCGGTTTCTTCAATTTTGTGGGTTTTCATACGGATTTGTTCGTGATTTTTTATTAcgattagggttttttgaactGTGCGCCAAATGTTGTtcaatttggatgatttttgtGGTTCTGTGATTTGGGTTTCATCAGTTTTGTGGTGAAGCTAGGGTTTCTGATCTGGGTTTGTTAAATTTGTGATATAATAAGCCTTTTGGTTGTGATGGGTGAGGAGACGTCTGATGCAATGAACCTTGACCTGAATCTGGGTCCTGGTCCCGATGCTGGCTCAATGTCAAATGAACCTGTAAATTTGGATGCTTGGACTGAAGCGCCTATCCGCAGAATTGCGGAAGCTATGAGGAGGGCCCGGCAGAGGAGATGGCCGCTACCTGAAAGGCGGAATATTTCCACGCTACCTGAAAGGCGGAATATTTCCATGCTACCTGAAAGGCGGAATATTTCCATGGAGTTGAATGAATTGATGGTCAACTCTGGTAACTCAAGTACATTACAACCCGGTGAGGGTAGCCTTACAGCAGAAGAAAGAACAAGTGACGCACCCAAGACATGTGATAATAACAATGGGATTTTGGAAAATGAGAATTCTGAGAATAAGGATGATGTTGAAAAGGGCGGTGGCAGTGATGGGAGCTTTTTCGATTGTAATATTTGTTTGGACTTGGCTAGGGACCCTGTTGTGACTTGTTGTGGTCATTTGTTTTGTTGGCCATGCATTTACCGTTGGTTGCATGTGCAAGATGCAAAGGAATGCCCTGTTTGTAAGGGAGAGGTAACAATGAAGAATGTCACCCCAATCTATGGTCGTGGAAACAACGTGCGTGAGCAAGATGACGACTCAAATCTTAAGATCCCTCTTAGGCCTCATGCACGTCGGGTTGAAAGTTTTAGACAAACCATTCAGAGGAGTGCATTGAGTTTTCCGGTAGAGGAGATGATTCGCCGTCTTGGTAATAGATTTGATTTGACTCGGGATGTTATTCATCCATCAGAGCCTGAGAATACCCGGGAAGCAGCAGAAAGAACTAATTTGTTAAATAGGATTCTGACATCTCGAGGACTGCGCAGAGAGCAAAATCCAGTGGTACTTGCAGATGATGTTGTAGATTTAACGCAAAGCAACGTGACCGCTGTTGAAACAAGGGAAAACCGCCAACTTCAGTCCTTACTACTTAGAAGGACACAATCGCACAGAGCAACACTATCTTCTCTCTCGTCTGCATTGAGTTCTGCTGAAAGGTTAGTTGAGGCATATTATCGTAACCGTAATAGAAATCAAGAACAACAGCAGCCTGCACCAGTTGATGATAGAGATTCTTTCTCAAGTATTGCAGCTGTTATAAATTCAGAGAGCCAACTGGACACAGCTGTGGAAATTGATTCCATGGTTTCCCTTTCAACTTCATCTTCCAGAAGAAGAAATGATTCGTCAAGAGTTTCGGACATGGACAGTGGAGATTCTCGTGCCCACAGAAGAAGAAGACTTAACTGAAAGCATCTTCTTCAGCCCACAGTAGCCTGCACCAGTTGCTGATAGAGATTCTTTCTCAAGTATTACTGCTGTTATAAATTCAGAAAGCCAACTGGACACTGCTGTGGAAATCGATTTCATGGTTTCCCTTTCAACTTCATCTTCCAGAGGAAGAAGTGATTCGTCAAGGGTTTCGGACATGAACAGTGGAGATTCTTGTGCCGCCAGAAGAAGACTGAACTGCAGCATCTTCTTCAGTTCACCAAACGTTATCCTGTATGTGCTCTTtgacttttattttattaccCTTTCCTCCTCTTAAATGCCTTTCCCAGTTCAGACTCTAGGAAGTATTCACCTTTGCCGTAACCTTTGTCCTTTGACTTTGATGAAGTGTGATTATGGAACTTCCGCAGCTATCTGCttgatttatttgttttagATTTTCATATAATGATCCTCCCTTAACCGAAGGATCTTAGGCTTTCAATTTGCATGGCAAATCATTGTACACTAGTACTACTAGTAGGCCAGTTTCGTAGTTCCATTGTAAATAGACTCATGAACTTCTTACGCTAGCGTTCATTTGGCATAATTCTCTATAATATTTAAACTCGCTTCTATTAATCCTTTGATTCTGTGGAAAACCTGCATGCCTTGTACTTTCCTTTTTTCGATATCTAGGCATATAAACTGCCCTTGCTTGCTAATCCTGTCAGTTCAATTCAACGCTCAAAAGCTTGATATATAGTTGGCGTATACGTATGCTTTTTCAGCCATGATCATGTGCAAGTAGAAGAAATTGTTAACCTTCTAGCAGGTTGATTCTGCATAAACATGGTAGACAGATCCCTCGACCAGTGAAACGTACATACTACTCATTTTCTTGTCAACCTATCATATCTGCTTCTATGCTTAACCAGAAAAACTCCAAATCTAGCcaaagttttatattttttgcttCTTTTCATGTCGCAGACATCACAAACGACTCATGAATGGATGAACGTACGAATTCTATCGACGAATCGACTGACCTGCTTCATTTCACAGAGACAGTTAATAGAATGATGATTAAATCCTAGCCTCTCTTCTTTACCCAAAAACAGTTTACACTACTATTTCAGATTAATCTGGACCTCCTCCCTCTCTTCTGTACTCTTCTCCTACATCTTCGTTCCTTTTCCACTTTCTCAAATCCTAGCCCTCCAAGTTCAGCGTAAGATGATGATTAAACAGCAGGATGGTATTCGAGCAGAACTTGCGACTCCGCATCAGCCAAGGTTAAAATGGGTGCAAAAACCATTGTGCTGTCTTAAAAAATCTCTTCCATATTCAT is drawn from Malus domestica chromosome 14, GDT2T_hap1 and contains these coding sequences:
- the LOC103430992 gene encoding uncharacterized protein; translated protein: MGEETSDAMNLDLNLGPGPDAGSMSNEPVNLDAWTEAPIRRIAEAMRRARQRRWPLPERRNISTLPERRNISMLPERRNISMELNELMVNSGNSSTLQPGEGSLTAEERTSDAPKTCDNNNGILENENSENKDDVEKGGGSDGSFFDCNICLDLARDPVVTCCGHLFCWPCIYRWLHVQDAKECPVCKGEVTMKNVTPIYGRGNNVREQDDDSNLKIPLRPHARRVESFRQTIQRSALSFPVEEMIRRLGNRFDLTRDVIHPSEPENTREAAERTNLLNRILTSRGLRREQNPVVLADDVVDLTQSNVTAVETRENRQLQSLLLRRTQSHRATLSSLSSALSSAERLVEAYYRNRNRNQEQQQPAPVDDRDSFSSIAAVINSESQLDTAVEIDSMVSLSTSSSRRRNDSSRVSDMDSGDSRAHRRRRLN